The following are encoded in a window of Gloeothece citriformis PCC 7424 genomic DNA:
- a CDS encoding TonB-dependent siderophore receptor encodes MKIPSILPTLLFATGAVLSFSQPAQAQTLIQVTGIQLEPTPNGLKVIVETAQGNTPQAFIIPSGETVDIQLLDSQLNLPDKQSFQVENPVDGIASVTVTQGEANTVQVTIVGTQGSPQVELVPSPLGVVLDLRPSSTTVTPEEPTEEIDIIATTEANENDYIVEDATTATFTDTPLRDIPQSIQVIPEQIIEDQQVIRLDEALRNVSGVVQGNTFGGTQDEFIIRGFTSTSGNLLLDGFRLPNSGTTFRETATLERIEVLKGPAGVLFGFVEPGGVINLITKKPLPEPYYDAQLQIGSFAFFRPTFDLSGPLTEDKSLLYRLMFGYETEDGFREFDQGVNRFYITPVVSWKPSDQTEILFDLSFIDDERPFDRGIINNVNFNIPEVPVNRIFGEPDDKSEVEEFSIGYRLNHEFNENWEIQNNFRYISSFNFNYRAEPLYDADEFGNLSRNFRSNDAYEENFNLQTRLIGKVATGPVDHTLLFGFDAFRETFWQQQNRLPVGLTPSINLFDPQYNVIPRPFLSELTTRLFFFRNRTDYVGLYLQDQVTITDNLKLLLNGRVDIATQENKSRETGEETVNGDSDFTPRVGIVYQPIEPVSLYASYSESFVPNGSTRADGTFLPPEEGRQYEIGIRTELNEGRVVLNLAAYDITKSNVATDDPLNPGFSIPTGEIRSQGIEFDVIGRILPGWNIIASYAYTDARITEDNDPERVGLRVGYVPYSAASLWTTYTIQSGNLEGLGFGAGFFYIGDRIDGFIPSVFLSSYTRVDAAIYYRRKNWQAEVNFKNLFNDYYIESGFYEPGAPFNVIGSFSIQF; translated from the coding sequence ATGAAAATACCGTCAATTTTACCTACCCTGTTGTTTGCTACTGGTGCGGTACTGTCATTTTCTCAACCGGCGCAGGCACAGACCCTTATTCAAGTAACGGGTATTCAGTTAGAACCAACCCCAAATGGATTAAAAGTAATTGTAGAAACCGCACAAGGAAACACACCTCAAGCTTTTATCATTCCTTCTGGCGAAACGGTAGACATTCAATTGCTTGATTCTCAATTAAACTTGCCGGACAAACAAAGTTTTCAGGTAGAAAATCCTGTTGATGGCATTGCCTCTGTCACCGTAACCCAAGGCGAAGCGAATACGGTTCAAGTAACCATCGTCGGGACACAAGGATCGCCTCAAGTAGAACTTGTTCCTAGCCCATTGGGAGTAGTATTGGATTTAAGACCATCTTCAACCACCGTCACTCCTGAAGAACCCACCGAAGAAATAGACATCATTGCTACAACCGAAGCCAATGAAAACGACTACATTGTTGAAGATGCGACAACTGCCACCTTTACCGATACCCCTTTACGAGACATTCCTCAATCGATTCAAGTTATTCCAGAGCAAATCATAGAAGATCAACAAGTAATCCGACTCGATGAAGCCTTGCGAAATGTGAGCGGCGTGGTTCAAGGTAATACTTTTGGGGGAACACAAGATGAATTTATCATTCGGGGGTTTACCTCAACTTCTGGTAACCTTTTGTTAGATGGATTTAGACTTCCCAACTCGGGAACGACCTTTAGAGAAACTGCCACTTTAGAACGGATTGAAGTTTTAAAAGGGCCGGCTGGGGTTTTATTCGGGTTTGTTGAACCGGGTGGTGTGATTAACTTAATTACCAAGAAACCCTTGCCAGAACCTTATTATGATGCTCAACTTCAGATCGGAAGTTTTGCCTTTTTCCGTCCTACTTTTGATTTGTCAGGGCCGTTGACTGAAGACAAAAGTTTACTCTATCGATTAATGTTTGGTTATGAAACTGAAGACGGTTTTCGGGAGTTTGATCAGGGAGTCAATCGATTTTATATTACTCCTGTAGTGTCTTGGAAACCCAGTGATCAGACCGAGATTTTATTTGATTTGTCATTTATCGATGATGAGCGTCCTTTTGACCGGGGAATTATCAATAATGTTAATTTTAATATCCCTGAAGTTCCTGTCAATCGGATTTTCGGCGAACCGGACGATAAAAGTGAAGTTGAAGAATTTAGTATTGGTTATCGATTAAACCATGAGTTTAATGAGAATTGGGAAATACAAAATAATTTTCGTTACATTAGCTCTTTTAATTTTAATTATCGGGCTGAACCTCTTTATGATGCTGATGAATTTGGCAATCTTTCCCGTAACTTTCGCTCTAATGACGCTTATGAAGAAAATTTCAATCTTCAAACCCGTCTAATCGGAAAAGTAGCTACAGGGCCAGTAGATCATACTCTTCTATTTGGATTTGACGCTTTCCGAGAAACTTTTTGGCAACAGCAAAACCGACTTCCTGTCGGGCTAACTCCGAGTATTAATTTATTTGATCCTCAATATAATGTTATTCCTCGACCTTTTCTTTCTGAATTAACCACCCGATTGTTCTTTTTTAGAAACAGAACCGACTATGTCGGGCTTTATCTTCAAGACCAAGTAACGATTACTGATAACCTCAAATTATTGCTTAATGGTCGGGTTGATATTGCCACTCAAGAGAACAAGTCTAGGGAAACTGGGGAAGAAACAGTCAATGGAGATAGCGATTTTACCCCTAGAGTCGGAATTGTCTATCAACCCATTGAACCAGTGTCTCTCTATGCCAGCTATAGCGAGTCATTTGTGCCTAATGGTAGCACTAGAGCCGATGGAACATTTTTACCTCCTGAAGAGGGTAGGCAATATGAAATCGGCATTAGAACGGAACTCAACGAAGGGAGAGTTGTTCTCAATTTAGCCGCCTATGATATTACAAAAAGCAATGTAGCTACTGATGACCCTTTAAATCCGGGCTTTTCTATTCCGACTGGGGAAATTAGAAGCCAGGGGATTGAATTTGATGTAATCGGGCGAATTTTGCCGGGTTGGAATATTATTGCTTCCTATGCCTATACCGATGCTCGGATTACAGAAGATAATGATCCCGAACGAGTCGGCTTGAGAGTGGGATATGTTCCTTATAGTGCAGCTAGTTTATGGACAACCTACACCATTCAATCCGGGAATTTAGAAGGATTAGGGTTTGGTGCTGGCTTTTTTTATATAGGCGATCGCATTGATGGGTTTATACCGAGTGTTTTTCTGTCGAGTTATACTCGCGTCGATGCGGCGATTTATTATCGACGAAAAAATTGGCAAGCGGAGGTGAATTTTAAGAATTTATTCAATGACTATTATATAGAATCCGGTTTTTATGAGCCGGGCGCTCCTTTTAATGTTATAGGTTCTTTTTCAATTCAGTTTTAG
- a CDS encoding ABC transporter substrate-binding protein, producing the protein MKFYLKWKKILSILCLFTLTLSLTLACSRGKQSFNSNNSQNLAQESSNCRVISHSLGEECVSFDLKRPIVLGDLDNLLSLGIKPVGAALWGGYRDFPSYLKDRTEGITFLGTESEPNLEKIAYLNPNLILGNKRTHEIIYPHLSKIAPTLLIKSSDTVDPFFWKKELLFYAKVFNKTDTAKQLLYNYDQRIQSFKQQMGKDLNQIKVSVLRFYPGGVRLYLKNSFIGGILQDAGLSRPLSQNREGEFLDISPELISELDADVIFVMEKERVARNNPNESMLAQLKRNALWSQLKGVQNNQVYEISETVWVAGAGMIGINLILDDLFNYLVR; encoded by the coding sequence ATGAAATTTTACCTCAAATGGAAAAAAATATTGAGTATTTTATGTTTGTTTACCTTGACTCTTTCTCTAACCCTTGCTTGCAGTCGAGGTAAACAATCATTTAATTCTAATAATTCTCAAAATCTAGCTCAAGAATCATCAAATTGTCGTGTAATTTCTCATTCATTAGGAGAAGAATGTGTATCTTTTGACCTGAAGCGACCGATTGTTTTAGGGGACTTAGATAACTTGTTATCTTTAGGAATTAAACCAGTTGGGGCAGCACTTTGGGGAGGATATCGAGATTTTCCCTCTTATCTAAAAGATAGAACTGAAGGTATTACCTTTTTGGGGACAGAATCTGAACCAAACCTAGAAAAAATTGCCTATCTTAATCCCAATCTAATTTTAGGAAACAAAAGAACTCATGAAATAATTTATCCTCATTTATCAAAAATTGCACCAACTCTACTGATAAAAAGTTCAGATACTGTAGATCCTTTTTTTTGGAAAAAAGAACTGCTTTTTTATGCTAAAGTTTTTAATAAAACTGACACAGCAAAACAGTTGCTCTATAACTATGACCAACGAATACAATCTTTTAAACAGCAAATGGGAAAAGACTTAAACCAGATTAAGGTATCCGTTTTACGTTTTTATCCTGGAGGTGTTCGACTATATCTCAAAAATAGTTTTATTGGAGGAATTCTTCAAGATGCTGGGTTATCCCGTCCTCTGTCTCAAAATCGTGAAGGGGAATTTTTAGATATTTCTCCCGAATTGATTTCTGAACTTGATGCGGATGTTATTTTTGTTATGGAAAAAGAGCGAGTTGCCAGAAATAATCCCAATGAGTCTATGTTAGCTCAGTTAAAGCGAAATGCTTTATGGTCTCAATTAAAAGGGGTTCAAAACAATCAAGTTTATGAAATTTCCGAGACGGTTTGGGTTGCCGGAGCAGGAATGATCGGAATCAACTTAATTTTAGATGATTTGTTTAATTATTTGGTACGTTAG
- a CDS encoding sucrase ferredoxin, translating to MTVNTEAIDCRFCSIVSKANGEDPIGTAGYYTHWIILEMVQPWPAGLWVEHPILTPLFQRFSILRQEQGIAIRPLVIAPDRDYSVPKSTRVIYYRRPRKRFAKFEKQEFILPKEPDEDFSQLITPLAIALLEQSQFLSDFDCYRQETESIREILVCTHGNVDVACARFGYPIYEQLKSNYGSNNKSLRVWRCSHFGGHQFAPTLVDLPEGRYWGHLESEILDLLINRHDSPEKLRRFYRGWAGLSQFEQIVDREIWLQQGWDWFDYEKEGQIIAIDENNEEWEADWAEVRINFSSIDGKITGAYQGRVEVSHQIMTMTNSADDQSLTSVKQYHISQLFRV from the coding sequence ATGACTGTGAATACTGAAGCGATCGATTGCCGTTTTTGTTCAATTGTTTCTAAAGCGAATGGAGAAGATCCCATCGGGACAGCAGGGTATTATACTCATTGGATAATTTTAGAAATGGTTCAACCTTGGCCGGCTGGACTTTGGGTAGAACATCCAATTTTAACCCCTCTATTTCAACGTTTTAGCATCTTAAGACAAGAACAAGGAATAGCGATTAGACCTCTAGTTATTGCTCCTGATCGAGATTATTCTGTGCCGAAGTCTACTCGCGTTATTTATTATCGTAGACCTAGAAAGAGGTTTGCTAAATTTGAAAAACAAGAGTTTATTTTACCGAAAGAACCCGATGAAGATTTTTCTCAACTTATTACCCCTTTAGCGATCGCTTTATTAGAACAATCTCAATTTCTTTCAGATTTCGATTGTTATCGACAAGAAACGGAATCTATTCGAGAAATTTTGGTCTGTACTCATGGCAATGTTGATGTTGCTTGTGCTAGGTTTGGCTATCCGATTTATGAGCAGTTGAAATCTAATTATGGTTCTAATAACAAGAGTTTACGAGTTTGGCGATGTAGTCATTTTGGTGGACATCAATTTGCCCCGACTTTAGTAGATCTCCCAGAAGGTCGGTATTGGGGACATTTAGAATCAGAAATCTTAGATTTACTGATTAATCGTCATGATTCTCCTGAAAAATTGCGCCGTTTTTATCGTGGTTGGGCAGGATTATCACAATTTGAACAAATTGTTGATCGAGAAATTTGGCTGCAACAAGGATGGGATTGGTTTGATTATGAAAAAGAAGGTCAAATTATTGCAATTGATGAAAATAATGAAGAGTGGGAGGCGGATTGGGCTGAAGTTCGGATAAATTTTTCTTCTATTGATGGCAAAATTACAGGTGCTTATCAAGGAAGAGTTGAGGTTTCTCATCAAATTATGACGATGACTAATTCAGCCGATGATCAGTCTTTAACTTCAGTTAAGCAGTATCATATTAGTCAACTTTTTCGAGTGTAA